A part of Liolophura sinensis isolate JHLJ2023 chromosome 1, CUHK_Ljap_v2, whole genome shotgun sequence genomic DNA contains:
- the LOC135465132 gene encoding uncharacterized protein LOC135465132, whose product MPGPPALPSITSPLIDSPVRLAGVIIGSLIGLMLVVFIVVIVILRRRKQNERLNKAEAEPRDRNIARSSNVQNQSYAEVRMSDLVGTELDDNMASVTQYSEDSQALYSNDLVKERKMKQRQMEQQERAFHNDAAVYENEPGLVGGVPTNGASAMTYDTLWKSGVTTSSDDTYNHLHQQTVVPEKKVETHHSVNVYNHLYGKGKALPKPVHGPTSVQDNLYSLANNCNDSN is encoded by the exons ATGCCGGGGCCACCAG CCTTACCATCGATAACATCACCATTGATCGATTCTCCAGTTC GTTTGGCTGGTGTTATAATAGGAAGTCTGATCGGTCTAATGCTTGTCGTGTTCATCGTAGTGATTGTCATCCTCAG acGAAGAAAACAGAACGAGAGGCTTAATAAAGCTGAGGCAGAGCCAAGAGATCGAAACATAGCGAGAAGCTCTAACGTGCAGAATCAGAGTTATGCTGAGGTGAGGATGTCGGACCTGGTGGGAACGGAGCTTGATGACAACATGGCCAGTGTTACACAGTATTCAGAGGACTCTCAAGCACTGTACTCCAATGATCTTGTGAAAGAGAGGAAAATGAAACAGCGCCAGATGGAGCAGCAGGAAAGAGCCTTTCACAACGACGCTGCGGTGTATGAGAATGAGCCAGGTCTCGTCGGTGGTGTCCCTACAAACGGCGCTTCGGCCATGACGTACGATACTTTGTGGAAATCCGGGGTGACGACTTCTTCAGATGACACCTATAACCACTTACACCAACAGACCGTCGTGCCCGAGAAGAAAGTCGAGACGCACCATTCCGTGAATGTGTACAATCATTTGTACGGCAAAGGTAAAGCCTTACCCAAACCTGTCCATGGACCGACATCAGTCCAGGATAACCTCTACTCACTGGCGAATAATTGCAATGATTCAAACTGA
- the LOC135465149 gene encoding ice nucleation protein-like → MLVPHKDQEPGSPAHVASLSDRGYEPVVIEGYGPVVIGGYEPVVIGGYEPVVIGGYELVVIGGYEPVVIGDYKPVVIGGGYEPVVIGGYEPVVIGGYEPVVLGGYEPVVLGGYEPVVIGGYEPVVIGGYEPVVIGGYEPVGGYEPVVIGGYEPVVIGGYEPVAIGGHEPVTIGGYEPVVIGGYEPVAIGGGYEPVVIGGYGPVVIGGYEPVMIGGYEPVVIGGYEPVVIGDYKPVVIGGGYEPVVIGGYEPVVIGGYEPVIGDYEPVVLGGYEPVAIGGYEPVMIGGYGPVVIGGYESVVLGGCYEPVAIGGYEPVAIGGYEPVTIGGYEPVVIGGYEPVALGGYEPVVIGGYEPVAIGGYEPVVIGGYEPVVIGGYEPVVIGDYEPVAIGGYEPVAIEGYEPLRGGEYIATLYLFI, encoded by the exons ATGCTTGTGCCGCACAAGGACCAGGAACCaggaagtccagctcatgttgccAGCCTATCCgacc ggggttatgagcctgtggtgatagagGGTTATGgacctgtggtgatagggggttatgagcctgtggtgatagggggttatgagcctgtggtgatagggggctATGAGcttgtggtgatagggggttatgagcctgtggtgataggggattataagcctgtggtgatagggg ggggttatgagcctgtggtgatagggggttatgagcctgtggtgatagggggttatgagcctgtggtgctAGGGGGCTATGAGCCTGTGGTActagggggttatgagcctgtggtgatagggggttatgagcctgtggtgatagggggttatgagcctgtggtgatagggggttatgagcctgtg gggggttatgagcctgtggtgatagggggttatgagcctgtggtgatagggggctATGAGCCTGTGGCGATAGGGGGTCATGAGCCTGTGAcgatagggggttatgagcctgtggtgatagggggttatgagcctgtggcgatagggg ggggttatgagcctgtggtgatagggggttatgggcctgtggtgatagggggctATGAGCCTGTGATGATAGgcggttatgagcctgtggtgatagggggttatgagcctgtggtgataggggattataagcctgtggtgataggcg ggggttatgagcctgtggtgatagggggttatgagcctgtggtgatagggggttatgagcctgtgatAGGGgattatgagcctgtggtgctagggggttatgagcctgtggcgATAGGGGGCTATGAGCCTGTGatgatagggggttatgggcctgtggtgatagggggttatgagtctgtggtgctagggg ggtgttatgagcctgtggcgatagggggttatgagcctgtggcgatagggggttatgagcctgtgacAATAGgcggttatgagcctgtggtaatagggggttatgagcctgtggcgttagggggttatgagcctgtggtgataggcgGCTATGAGCCTGTGGcgatagggggttatgagcctgtggtgatagggggttatgagcctgtggtgatagggggttatgagcctgtggtgataggggatTATGAGCCTGTGGcgatagggggttatgagcctgtggcgATAGAGGGTTATGAGCCTTTGCGGGGCGGGGAGTACATTgcaactttatatttatttatttga
- the LOC135465165 gene encoding G-protein coupled receptor daf-37-like, whose product MDNNTGSWWTNMSEEISNFTETPVSNVSGPKFPMYLLNQYGIYVAGMNLMNLQGFLCCAIGLPSNLASFVTLMKMKPMTSSIFLLTVLAVVDFTALFYQQLFSILILNFEYRVLEIGCKFYFYIGTILVQYSIWLMVALTVERFIAVWFPLKVANLCTVRRAKITVSCMLLGLALFNIPYCMASSERQQLTGRWICGIHEDFEAFLVTWSWVDSAVYLFLPWPTLLFCNVMIIVGLRSSARKKERMTNSTNQTAESKRQQQSVTVMLIVASVTCFVLLTPNAIFFIYQRYWDFQSDAYQYASYVFVNSFIYFLSNFNHAINFFLYVVSGRRFRRVFIALITCRSTEEGVRGKTSGVTAVSSVSSNWKPTKGVDNGGYKKDEENNI is encoded by the coding sequence ATGGATAACAACACGGGTTCCTGGTGGACCAATATGTCTGAAGAGATAAGCAATTTCACGGAAACTCCTGTCAGTAACGTTAGTGGTCCCAAGTTCCCTATGTACTTGCTCAATCAGTACGGAATCTACGTTGCGGGAATGAACCTGATGAATTTACAGGGTTTCCTCTGCTGCGCCATCGGCTTACCCAGCAATCTAGCCAGTTTTGTCAccttaatgaaaatgaaaccgATGACATCCTCCATCTTTTTACTTACTGTCCTGGCCGTAGTTGACTTTACGGCGCTCTTCTATCAACAGCTGTTCTCAATTCTGATCCTGAATTTCGAATACAGGGTGTTAGAAATTGGTTGTAAGTTCTACTTCTACATAGGCACCATTTTGGTGCAATACTCAATATGGCTCATGGTGGCCCTAACCGTGGAGCGATTCATCGCAGTCTGGTTTCCGTTGAAAGTGGCGAACCTCTGCACGGTAAGACGGGCTAAGATCACAGTTAGTTGCATGCTGCTTGGCCTGGCATTGTTTAACATACCCTATTGCATGGCCTCTTCCGAACGCCAACAACTCACCGGTCGGTGGATATGTGGAATACACGAAGACTTCGAGGCCTTCCTCGTCACATGGTCCTGGGTGGACTCCGCTGTTTACCTGTTCCTGCCCTGGCCTACTCTACTCTTCTGTAACGTCATGATTATCGTTGGACTGCGGAGTTCCGCGCGCAAGAAAGAGCGCATGACAAACAGCACAAATCAAACAGCGGAGTCGAAGCGCCAGCAACAAAGTGTCACTGTTATGTTGATCGTAGCATCTGTCACATGTTTCGTCTTACTCACCCCAAACGCCATCTTTTTCATATACCAGCGCTACTGGGATTTTCAGTCCGATGCGTACCAGTACGCCTCTTACGTCTTTGTGAATTCGTTTATATACTTTTTGTCCAATTTTAACCATGCCATCAACTTCTTTTTATACGTGGTGAGCGGCCGACGCTTCCGTCGTGTGTTCATTGCGCTGATCACGTGCCGGAGCACTGAGGAGGGGGTTCGTGGCAAGACTTCGGGTGTCACTGCCGTGTCCTCGGTTTCCTCAAACTGGAAACCCACTAAAGGTGTGGACAATGGTGGGTACAAAAAAGACGAGGAAAACAACATATAA